In the Helianthus annuus cultivar XRQ/B chromosome 11, HanXRQr2.0-SUNRISE, whole genome shotgun sequence genome, one interval contains:
- the LOC110926044 gene encoding fimbrin-1, producing the protein MSKFEGVLVSDHWLQSQFTQVQLRSLKSKFISSKNQNGEVTAADLPVLLAKLKPFNEMFKENEISDLLSKSGLDMSNGIDFEGFLRAYLNLHSQAAAKLGNSNNSSSFLKATTTTLLHTIDESEKESYVAHINSYLRDDPFMKQFLPIDPATNALFELARDGVLLCKLINVAVPNTIDERAINTKRVLNPWERNENHTLCLNSAKAIGCTVVNIGNQDLVEGRPHLVLGLISQIIKIQLLADLNLRKTPQLVELVEDNNDVEELMGLAPEKVLLKWMNFHLKKAGYKKPVTNFSSDLKDGEAYAYLLNVLAPEHCSPATLDTKDPTERANLVLEHAEKMDCKRYLAPKDIVEGSTNLNLAFVAQIFHQRNGLSTDNKKISYAEMMTDDEEMSRDERCFRLWINSLGISSYINNLFEDVRNGWTLLEAVDKVSPGSVNWKHATKPPIKMPFRKVENCNQVIKIGKQLKFSLVNVAGNDFVQGNKKLILAFLWQLMRFNMLQLLKNLRSRSSQGKEITDADILKWANKKVKNTGRMSQMESFKDKSLSNGIFFLELLSAVEPRVVNWNLVTKGESDEEKKLNATYIISIARKLGCSIFLLPEDIMEVNQKMMLMLAASIMYWSLLQSTDDSESSPSSVAATPEASPAPSVNGDAPSVNGDDGSEFSMGAEIANLSIDDAASDTTVSSTHENNDTPLQ; encoded by the exons ATGTCTAAATTCGAAGGGGTTCTTGTGTCTGATCATTGGCTTCAAAGCCAGTTTACACAAGTTCAACTTCGTAGTCTTAAATCCAAG TTTATATCATCAAAGAATCAAAATGGTGAAGTTACAGCTGCAGATTTGCCTGTTTTGCTTGCAAAGTTGAAGCCTTTTAATGAGATGTTTAAGGAGAATGAGATTTCAGATTTGTTGTCTAAATCTGGTTTGGATATGAGTAATGGGATTGACTTTGAAGGATTCTTGAGG GCTTACTTGAATCTACATTCACAAGCGGCTGCGAAATTGGGTAATTCGAATAACTCGTCTTCGTTTTTAAAAGCCACAACGACGACTCTACTTCACACCATTGATGAATCCGAGAAAGAATCGTATGTTGCGCATATCAATAGTTATCTTAGAGACGATCCGTTTATGAAGCAGTTTCTTCCCATAGACCCAGCTACCAATGCCTTGTTTGAGCTAGCTAGAGATGGAGTTCTTCTATG TAAACTTATTAATGTTGCGGTGCCTAATACGATAGATGAACGGGCTATTAACACGAAACGAGTGCTCAACCCGTGGGAACGAAATGAAAATCATACTCTTTGCCTTAACTCTGCTAAGGCTATAGGATGTACGGTAGTAAATATTGGCAACCAGGATTTGGTCGAGGGAAGA CCTCATCTTGTTCTTGGCCTAATTTCTCAGATTATAAAG ATACAACTCCTGGCAGATCTCAACCTTAGAAAGACACCTCAGCTTGTGGAATTGGTGGAAGACAACAAT GATGTTGAGGAGCTAATGGGATTAGCACCTGAGAAAGTCCTACTAAAATGGATGAATTTCCATCTTAAAAAAGCAGGTTACAAAAAACCTGTCACCAACTTCTCGTCTGATCTAAAG GATGGAGAAGCATATGCTTACCTGCTTAACGTTCTTGCACCAGAACATTGCAGCCCCGCCACTCTAGACACCAAGGACCCCACCGAAAGGGCAAATCTGGTACTCGAGCATGCTGAAAAAATGGACTGTAAACGTTACTTGGCTCCCAAGGATATCGTTGAAGGCTCCACAAATTTAAATCTTGCATTCGTTGCACAAATATTCCACCAAAG AAATGGTTTATCTACTGATAACAAAAAGATATCGTATGCCGAGATGATGACCGATGATGAAGAAATGTCTAGAGACGAGAGATGTTTCCGACTTTGGATTAATAGTCTCGGGATTTCTTCTTACATTAATAATTTGTTTGAGGATGTCCGAAATGG ATGGACACTTCTGGAAGCTGTAGATAAGGTTTCTCCAGGATCGGTTAACTGGAAGCATGCAACGAAACCTCCGATCAAGATGCCGTTTAGGAAAGTTGAGAATTGCAATCAAGTTATTAAGATCGGGAAGCAGTTGAAGTTTTCGCTTGTTAATGTAGCGGGAAACGACTTTGTACAAGGGAATAAAAAACTTATACTCG CTTTCTTGTGGCAGTTGATGAGGTTTAATATGCTTCAACTTTTGAAAAACTTGAGATCGCGTTCTTCACAGGGGAAGGAGATaacagatgcggatattttgaAATGGGCGAATAAAAAAGTGAAAAACACAGGCCGAATGTCGCAAATGGAGAGTTTTAAG GATAAGAGCCTTTCAAATGGTATTTTCTTTCTTGAGCTTTTGAGTGCGGTGGAGCCCAGGGTGGTCAACTGGAACCTTGTAACCAAGGGTGAAAgcg ACGAGGAGAAGAAGTTGAATGCAACTTACATAATCAGTATTGCGCGAAAGCTTGGGTGCTCAATTTTCTTATTGCCAGAAGACATCATGGAG GTGAACCAGAAGATGATGCTTATGCTAGCAGCCAGTATAATGTACTGGAGCCTTCTGCAATCTACAGATGACTCGGAATCATCACCTTCATCTGTTGCAGCAACACCAGAAGCATCACCAGCACCGTCTGTTAATGGAGATGCACCATCTGTTAATGGAGATGACGGCTCCGAATTCTCTATGGGTGCTGAAATTGCCAATCTGTCCATTGATGATGCAGCATCTGATACTACAGTCtcttcaactcatgaaaacaatGATACTCCTTTACAGTGA